The Chitinophaga sp. H8 region GTTTCTACCTGTCTGACCTGTATGTAGCCGGAAAGGTATTATCTAACGAAGGTGGTAGCGCCATTCTGTACCAGCACTTGTTCTGGTTCCTGGGGCACCCTGAAGTATATATTATCATTCTCCCTGCCATGGGTATGGTATCTGAAGTACTGGCCATCAGCTCACGCAAGCCTATCTTTGGTTACCTGGCGATGATCGGTTCTCTGTTTGCGATTTGTATCCTGGCGTTTGTAGTATGGGCGCACCATATGTTCGTAACAGGTCTGAATCCGTTCCTGGGAGCGTTCTTTGTACTGTTAACGTTATTGATTGCGGTACCATCGGCGATTAAGGTATTTAACTGGATTACCACCATCTGGAAAGGTAATATCCGGTTTACCCCGGCGGCCCTGTTCTCTATCGGTTTTGTGAGCACTTTCATCTCCGGTGGTTTAACAGGTATCTGGTTAGGTAACTCTACCATTGATATTCACCTGCATGATACTTACTTTGTAATTGCACACTTCCATATTGTAATGGGTGTATCTGCATTCTTTGGTATGTTTGCGGGTATCTATCATTGGTTCCCTAAAATGTATGGCCGTTTCATGAACAACACGATTGGCTACATACATTTCTGGATTACGCTGGTAGGTGCATACCTGATCTTCTGGCCTATGCACTACGAAGGTATGGCAGGTATGCCAAGAAGGTATTATGACTATTCCAACTGGGAATCGTTCAAACAGTTCAACGGGCTGAATCAGTTTATCAGTTATGTGGTAATCATGGTGTTTGCAGTACAGCTGTTGTTTGTATTCAACTTCTTCTATAGCATTTTCAAAGGACGTAAGTTAACCACTACCAATCCATGGAATGCTACTACGCTGGAGTGGACTACACCTATTCATCCTGGTCACGGTAACTGGCCTGGTGAAATTCCGGAAGTACACCGTTGGGCATATG contains the following coding sequences:
- a CDS encoding cytochrome c oxidase subunit I, whose translation is MSHEATLHSQQEVMQHGAVAHDHHDHEHHHEDSFISKYVFSMDHKMIAKQFLITGIIWAIIGAFFSVLFRLQLGFPDATFPWLESILGHWAKGGRITAEAYYALVTMHGTILVFFVLTAGLSGTFSNLLIPLQVGARDMASPFMNMLSYWFFFLASLVMMASLFVQTGPASGGWTAYPPLSALGDASIGSKIGMDLWLTSMALFVVSQLLGGLNYISTILNMRTKGMAMTKIPLTIWSFFFTAILGVLSFPVLLSGFILLLFDRHAGTSFYLSDLYVAGKVLSNEGGSAILYQHLFWFLGHPEVYIIILPAMGMVSEVLAISSRKPIFGYLAMIGSLFAICILAFVVWAHHMFVTGLNPFLGAFFVLLTLLIAVPSAIKVFNWITTIWKGNIRFTPAALFSIGFVSTFISGGLTGIWLGNSTIDIHLHDTYFVIAHFHIVMGVSAFFGMFAGIYHWFPKMYGRFMNNTIGYIHFWITLVGAYLIFWPMHYEGMAGMPRRYYDYSNWESFKQFNGLNQFISYVVIMVFAVQLLFVFNFFYSIFKGRKLTTTNPWNATTLEWTTPIHPGHGNWPGEIPEVHRWAYDYSKDGKDFIPQTVPVSADESKH